A stretch of Vicia villosa cultivar HV-30 ecotype Madison, WI unplaced genomic scaffold, Vvil1.0 ctg.000045F_1_1_3, whole genome shotgun sequence DNA encodes these proteins:
- the LOC131622972 gene encoding probable lactoylglutathione lyase, chloroplastic: MASSSIRPSLSSFNKFPSFSSRNLSQRLSLFHLRNGVRQLPHSFVLKASRLLRHDSRCMRMMSSGSMSPSATQENALDWVKQDKRRMLHVVYRVGDLDKSIKFYTECLGMKVLRKRDMTEERYTNAFLGYGPEDAHFAIELTYNYGIETYDIGTGFGHFGVALDDIPRVVDIVKAKGGIITREPGPIKGGNSTIAVIEDPDGYKLELLERAPSPEPLCKVMLRVGDLDRSIKFYEKAVGMELLRTQDDPESKRTVAIMGYGSEEKNTVLELTYNYGVRKYDKGDAYVQIAIGTDDVYKTAEAIKLAGGKITREAGPVPGYSTKITSCVDPDGWKTVFVDNEDFHKEVE; this comes from the exons ATGGCTTCTTCTTCAATTCGTCCCTCTCTTTCTTCATTCAACAAGTTTCCTTCTTTCTCTTCACGCAACCTTTCTCAGAGACTCTCTCTTTTTCATCTTCGCAACG GTGTTAGACAACTGCCGCATAGCTTTGTTCTTAAAGCATCTAGGTTGTTGAGACATGATAGTAGATGTATGAGAATGATGTCATCCGGGAGTATGTCTCCATCTGCTACGCAGGAAAATGCATTAGATTGGGTGAAGCAGGACAAGAGAAGAATGCTTCATGTCGTATATCGTGTTGGGGACTTGGACAAGAGCATAAA ATTTTATACGGAGTGTCTAGGAATGAAGGTGCTCAGAAAACGTGACATGACCGAGGAGAGATATACTAACGCCTTTCTTGGATATGGGCCGGAGGACGCACACTTTGCTATTGAACTAACTTACA ATTATGGGATTGAAACGTATGACATTGGAACTGGATTTGGCCATTTTGGCGTTGCTTTGGATGAT ATTCCAAGAGTTGTGGATATTGTCAAAGCTAAGGGTGGCATAATAACTAGAGAGCCAGGTCCTATCAAGGGAGGCAACTCAACTATTGCAGTTATTGAAGACCCTGATGGGTATAAACTTGAACTTTTGGAAAGGGCTCCCTCTCCCGAGCCCTTGTGCAAAGTAATGCTTCGAGTCGGTGATCTTGATCGATCCATAAAATTTTATGAGAAG GCTGTTGGTATGGAGCTTCTTCGTACACAAGATGATCCAGAATCCAAG CGTACCGTTGCAATAATGGGTTACGGTTCTGAAGAAAAAAACACTGTTCTTGAATTGACTTACAATTATGGTGTCAGAAAATATGATAAAGGAGATGCATATGTTCAG ATTGCAATAGGCACAGATGACGTGTACAAAACTGCAGAAGCAATTAAACTTGCTGGAGGAAAGATTACCCGTGAAGCTGGACCGGTACCTGGTTACAGTACAAAAATTACATCATGTGTGGATCCCGATGGTTGGAAAACG GTTTTTGTAGATAATGAGGATTTTCATAAGGAGGTTGAGTAG